The segment TGTGCAAGTTCGTTGTCCAACCACTCGTCGTCGTTCGCATCTTTGCTCACATGCGTTTCTCATTCTAGGTACAGTCTCCGACTCCAAGGCCGACCCTGCCGCCGTGAAACCGGATGGTGCGTCTAATGCGGAAGCTGCTAAACCTCTCGCACCGCCGCCTCGACCCGGTCAACAACCACAAGGCAATAATACCCCCGACTACTtctctggccaaggtggcgGATCTCTCAGCCTGGAGCCCAATCCGTTCGAGCAGTCTTTCgggggtggtggtggcccaGAGACTCCAGGAGGCACAAAGCTTCCTTCAGTCGCTGCCTTGACCTCGCCATCTTCACTTCTGCCAGTTAATACGCCGTTCACCTGGGGAGGAGGCTCGCTGCGCACCGGTCCATTGAGTCCCGCAATGTTGTCGGGACCGGCCAACGATTATTTCAGTGACGCGCATCACTTGCGAGGCGGATTTCCAACGCCAAACGAGTCATCGTTGAGGTCAGGACTTACACCTGGAGGCAGCGGTTCCATGTTCCCGGCGCCAAGCCCCAACTCCCAAGCACTCTTCGCACAGCTTGCCAGTGGAGGCGCGACTCCAAGCACAATAGACTTTCATCGAACTGCTATGAGCGCGGCTGCTGCCAAGCGCGAGCAAGGACAGCCTCAAACACAATCGCAACAAGTGACATCACAACCAGCAGATATGCCAAACGGCGCGACGCCTACTGTTAAAGCAGAGCCGAAACAGGCATCCGGGCCTTTCGATCCTCACGACAACGATGCTGCCAACGGCCTCTTCATGCTTGCGCAAGGCGCACAAACCAGAAACGGGAACCAACCATCATCACAATTCCCTACATCTAGTGCGCCTAGTCACGCTCATCCTGCGCCAGCACCTCCTCAGACCTCCAACACATCGCCACAAATGTCGACCGGAAATGCTGCGTCAAGAGGTGGCAGCGAAGGCACCAATGGATCGGAAGAGCCGGAACAGGCCAAGCCTGCGGCCAAAGGAAAGGGTAAGAAAGCcactgctgctgcatctAACGGAAGAAGGAAAGCCGATGATACACCGGCCAAAGCTCCTCCCAACAAAAAGTCTAAGGGAAATGCTGGTGCAGTGAACGGGATGTCACCTGAGGTgtcggacgaggaggacgatgatATGGGAGACGATCCCAGTTCGAAGACAAAGATGACGGATGAAGAAAAGCGTAAGAATTTTCTCGAGCGTAATCGGTAGGTTGATTCTTCCCTTGCCACATGATGTAAACTTTATGCTCATACGATGTGTTAGTGTCGCTGCCCTCAAATGTCGGCAGAGGAAAAAACAGTGGCTCGCCAATCTACAAAATAAAGTCGAAATGTACAGCAGTGAAAATGACGCGCTTACATCTCAAATCACTCAACTAAGAGAAGAAGTTGTGAACCTAAAAACTTTGTTATTGGCGCATAAAGACTGTCCAGTGACCCAGCAGCAGGGCCTGCACGGTACTTTTATGTCTGGGGTTGTTGAGCCTTTTAACGCCCAGATGAACCCTTATGGAATGGCCGGCCCGATGCCTAATCAGCAAGTCATGGCTGGTCAAAGCATCCAGCGCCGATTCTCATAGGAAGAATGGGGGGACGGACTTCGAAATGGCCGATAGACCATGTGTCGACAGGCTCATAAGGTGGAGACAGTTTATCTAGttcttctttcttccacAAACGGGATCTTCCTGCGTGTCGTTGTGATGAGAGATAGAATGGCATGGACTGCGAGGCCTCAAGCAAGCATTCCCTTACTGCGCAGCCACGCGCTGCAAGGGTTGACTATGCAGGGCCGGAGAGGCATTTGTACAAATTTTGGTCATTGTGCAATTGGACTGTACAACAGTATGATGAAGTTCATAAGACCTGTTTGGGATATCGGGCAAGGAAAGAAAATGGCGACTTCGAATCAGGCTCATTTTTCATTTTACAAGCTGCGGGACATGACGTTTGGTTCCCCATGAACAGAATGGGCACGCTGTCTAGCCCCGTTACGCGCTTATTTATGTATATTCTGCGGA is part of the Metarhizium brunneum chromosome 4, complete sequence genome and harbors:
- the atf1 gene encoding Transcription factor atf1, whose protein sequence is MGTSPGTESKSPKSSNNKTLRQGTVSDSKADPAAVKPDGASNAEAAKPLAPPPRPGQQPQGNNTPDYFSGQGGGSLSLEPNPFEQSFGGGGGPETPGGTKLPSVAALTSPSSLLPVNTPFTWGGGSLRTGPLSPAMLSGPANDYFSDAHHLRGGFPTPNESSLRSGLTPGGSGSMFPAPSPNSQALFAQLASGGATPSTIDFHRTAMSAAAAKREQGQPQTQSQQVTSQPADMPNGATPTVKAEPKQASGPFDPHDNDAANGLFMLAQGAQTRNGNQPSSQFPTSSAPSHAHPAPAPPQTSNTSPQMSTGNAASRGGSEGTNGSEEPEQAKPAAKGKGKKATAAASNGRRKADDTPAKAPPNKKSKGNAGAVNGMSPEVSDEEDDDMGDDPSSKTKMTDEEKRKNFLERNRVAALKCRQRKKQWLANLQNKVEMYSSENDALTSQITQLREEVVNLKTLLLAHKDCPVTQQQGLHGTFMSGVVEPFNAQMNPYGMAGPMPNQQVMAGQSIQRRFS